GCGGCGCGGTCGAAGGCGTGCAGGGCGAGCGGGTCTCCGGCCAGGGCCGATTCCGCCACGGCCGTGGCGGAGCCGTCGCCGTTCGCGGGCTGCCAGCCGGCTTCGGCGGCCGTGCGGGCGATGGCGGTGCCGCTGGCGAGGCCTTCCAGGCAGCCCCGTGAGCCGCAGGGGCACGGCCGGCCGGTGAAGTCGACGCTGATGTGGCCGAGGTGGCCGGCGTTGCCGGTCCGGCCGGTGTGCAGGCGCCCGTCGATGATCAGGCCGGCGCCGACGCCGGTGGAGACGACCAGGCACAGCGCGTTGCGGTAGGGGCGGGCCGCTCCGCGCCAGTGCTCGGCCGCGGTCATGGCGATCGCGTCGCCGCCGAGGACCACCGGAAGCTCCCGCACGGCGGGGTGCGCGCCGACGCGTGCGCGCAGCGGGAAGGCGCGCCAGACAGGGATGTTCACGGGGCTGACGGTGCCGGCCTCGATGTCGACCGGCCCGGCGCTGCCGATGCCGACGGCGCGGACGGTGGCCCACAGCGGGTGGAGCGCGAGTTCGTCGAGGACGGCCTCGACGGCGGCCAGTACCGTGCGGGCGTCCTCGCGTGCGGGGGTGGGCCGCTGGACGTGATGCAGCAGAGTGCCGTCGGCGTCGACGAGGCCGCCGGCGATCTTCGTCCCGCCGATGTCCAGGGCCGCGAGCAGAGGCCGGGCAGAGGTGGGCAGCTCGTCGACCGCGATGGCCGTTTCGTAACTCATTGTGATGTCTCCGCTGGTGACCGCTGGGAGCCCCGCCGCGTTTCGGGCATGGCGCCGCCGGGCCGTTCCCGCCGATTCTCACGCGCTTGGACAACGTTGTCCAGGCCTTCCGGCGGGTGGCATCGCGGCGAGACTGAATCGACATGAAGTTAGGTAATGCTTTAGTAAATTAGGGCGTTTGAGTTAACAGAATGCCTGGATATCAATCTTGACCGGTCTATGGACAGGCCGGGACATGACGTCTACGTTAAGCGTCCAGTAGCCCGGGAGGCCGAATGCGGTGCCCCGGTTGCCGCTTCCCGATCTCCAAGACGATCAGTGCGAAGGACGAGCGAAGATGCGAAGAGGATGGGTGGCCGTCGCGGCCGCAACCATGGTTGTGCTCACAGCCTGTAGCAGTCAGGGCGGCGCAAGCTCGTCCTCGGCGGCCACCGCGGCCGCCGATCCGGCCAAGGTCGCGGGCAGCATCACCGTGCTGACCAACCGCACCGACCAGATCAAGGACGGCTCGCTGAAGAAGTACGCGGACGAGTTCGCCACGGTCTACCCGAACGTCAAGGTGAAGTTCGAGGGCCTCACCGACTACGAGGGTGAGACCAAGATCCGGATGAACACCGAGAACTACGGCGACGTCCTGCTGATCCCGGACAACGTGTCGATCACTCAGTACCCGACCTTCTTCGCGCCGTTGGGAGACTCCGGCGAGCTGTCGAAGACGTACAACTGGACGGACTACAGCACCGTCAAGGGCAAGGTCTACGGCCTCGCCAACTTCGGCACCGCCACCGGACTCGTCTACAACAAGGCCGTCTGGAAGCAGGCCGGCGTCACCGAGTGGCCGAAGAGCCCGCAGGAGTTCATCGACGACCTGAAGGCCATCAAGGCCAAGACCCAGGCGACCCCGTACTACACCAACTACAAGGACGCCTGGCCGCTCCAGAAGTGGACCGACAACATCGGCGGCCCCAGCTGCAACCAGAGCGGCAAGGACAAGCTGGCCACCACCGCCGAGCCGTGGGCCGCCGGCCAGGACCTGAACGCGATCGACGGACTGCTCTACACCACCGTCCACGAGAAGCTCAGCGAGGACGACCCGACCACCACCAACTGGGAGAAGTCCAAGACCCTGCTGGGCACCGGCAGGATCGGCACCATGCTGCTCGGCTCCTGGGCCGTCCCGCAGATGCAGGCCGCCGCCAAGGCCGCCGGAGGCAGCGCCGACGACATCGGCTTCATGCCGTTCCCGCAGGCCACCGGCGGCAAGCTCTGCACGGTCCTGCAGCCCGACTACAAGTACGCGGTCAACGTGCACTCCAAGAACAAGGAGGCCGCACGCGCCTGGATCGACTGGTACCTGAACAAGTCCGGCAGCGCCGCGGCCGAGCAGGCCGTCTCCTCGGTCAAGGGCTCCGCCCTGCCGGAGTCGCTGAAGCCGTTCGAGACCCAGGGCGTCACGCTGCTCCTCGGCCAGACCCAGGAGAACGCCGCCACCATCAGCAGGATCGACAAGGGCTCCGAGATCGGCCTGAACACCCCCGACTACCGGCAGAAGCTCGTCGACATCGCCCGCGGCGCCGCCACGGGCGACATGAACAGCTACTTCGCGGACCTGGACAAGAAGTGGTCCGCCGCACAGAAGACCGTCGCCGGCTGACGCACCCCGGACCAGCGGCGCGGTGACGCGCCCGCCACCTCCCCGACCGGCGGGCCCGGCCGCGCCGCTCTCCGGGCGCCACGCCCAACGAAGGAACGATGATGACTGCACTGCAGAAGGACAGGAAGCGGGGGCCCGCCCCGGCCCACGCCGCCCCGGCTGCACCGACGAAGAAGCCGGCCCTCCGCCGGCGGACCACCCGCAGGCACCGGTGGTTCACCCCCTGGCTCTACCTGCTGATCCCGCTCACCCTGCTGGTGGCCTTCACCTACCTGCCGATCCTCGACATGTTCGGCTACAGCGTCACCGACTGGGACGGCGTCAGCCCCACCAGCGAGAACGTCGGCGCCGCCAACTACACCGAACTGTTCACCCGGCCCGAGCTGTTCAAGGTCTTCCTGGTCAGCGGCGTCTACCTGGTGGCGTCCTTCGTGCAGATCGCGGCGGCCCTCTGGTTCGCGACCGTGCTGAGCTTCGACACCCGCTTCCGCAACCTGTTCAAGGGCATCCTCTTCTTTCCCTACCTGGTGAACGGCGTCGCGATCGGCTTCGTGTTCCTGTACTTCTTCCAGCCCGGCGGCACGCTGGACTCGCTGCTGAACCTCCTCGGCTACCACGGCAGGCTCATGTGGCTCGGTGACCCGGACCTGGTCAACAAGTCGCTCGCCGGTGTCTCGGTCTGGCGCTACATGGGGCTGAACATGGTGCTCTTCCTCGGCGCCATCCAGTCCATCCCGGGCCACCTCTACGAGGCGGCCTCACTGGACGGCGCGAACCGCTGGCAGCAGTTCCGGCACATCATCGCCCCCAGCATCAAGCCGATCATCAGCCTCAGCGTGATCCTCGCGATCTCCGGCTCGCTCGCCGTCTTCGAGATCCCGTACATCATGACCGGCGGCGCCAACGGCAGCCAGACGTTCGTCATCCAGACCGTCAACCTCGCCTTCAAGTTCGACAAGGTCGGGCTCGCCTCCGCCAGTGCCGTGGTGCTGCTGGCCCTCATCCTGCTCGTCACCTGGATCCAGCGCCGCCTGGTGCCGGAGGAGAGGGTGGAACTCTCGTGACCACTCCCGACCTTGCCGTCCCGGCCGGCCCCAGGGCCCCGCGCCGCCGGCGCCCCACCTTCGGCGGGACGGCCAAGTACGTCTCGCTGGTCGCCGCCAGCGCGATCGTCCTCGTCCCGCTCCTCGTGGTGCTCCTCACCTCGCTCAAGACCGAGCAGGAGGCCGCCACCACCGGGCCGCTCACCCCGCCCGGCAACTGGTTCAACTTCGCGAACTACCTGACGGCCTTCCAGGAGGGCCAGATGGTGCAGGCCTTCGTCAACACCACGATCATCCTCGGGGTGTCGACGACCGGCACCGTGCTCATCGGCTCGATGGCCGCCTACGCCATCGACCGGTTCGAGTTCCGGCTCAAGAAGCTCGTCATGAGCCTGTTCCTGGTCGCCACACTGGTGCCCGGCGTCACCACCCAGGTCGCCACCTTCCAGATCGTCAACGACCTCGGGGCGTTCAACACCCGCTGGGCGGCGATCCTGCTCTACCTCGGCACCGACATCGTCTCCATCTACGTCTTCCTGCAGTTCATCCGCTCCATCCCGATCTCCCTCGACGAGGCGGCCCGGCTGGACGGCGCGAACAGCTTCACCGTCTACTGGCGGATCATCCTGCCGATGCTCAAGCCCGCCATCGCCACCGTCGTGATCATCAAGGGGATCACCGTCTACAACGACTTCTACATCCCCTTCCTCTACATGCCCGACTCGGAACTCGGCACCGTCTCCACCGCCCTGTTCCGCTTCAAGGGGCCGTTCGGCGCCCACTGGGAGACCATCTCCGCCGGCACCGTGCTGGTCATCCTCCCGACCCTGGTGGTCTTCCTCGCCCTGCAGCGCTTCATCTACAGCGGCTTCGCCGCCGGCTCGACGAAGTGACCCGCCCGGCGCGGCACCGCACCCTGCGCCGCGGTGCCGCGCCCGGAACCCCGGAACGGAGCAGCGCGTGAGCGTCCGCACCACCGTCCGCGACGTCGCCTCCCGTGCCGGAGTTTCCCCCGCCGCCGTCTCGCTGGCCCTCAACGACCGGCCCGGCGTCGCCCCGCCCACCCGCGCACGGATCCTCGCCGCCGCGGCCGAACTCGGCTGGAGCCCGAGCCGCGCCGCCCGCACCCTGGCCCGCGCCACTCCCGACACCGGGGCCGTCGGCCTGGTCATCGCCCGCCCGGCCCGCCAACTCGGCCTCGAACCCTTCTACATGGAGTTCATCTCCGGCATCGAGAGCGTCCTCGCGGACCGCTCCGCCTCGCTGCTGCTGCGCCTCGTCCGCGACCGCGACCAGGAGACCGCCGTCCACCGCACCTGGTGGAAGGCCCGCCGCGTCGCCGGATCCGTCCTCGTCGACCTCACCGAGAACGACCCCCGCATCCCCGCCCTCGCACGCCTCGGCCTGCCCACCGTCGTCGCCGGACACCCCGGCCTCGCCGGCAGCGGCACCCACGCCGTGTGGACGGACGACGACGCCGCCATCGAGGAGGTCGTCCGCTACCTCGCCCTCCTCGGCCACCGGCGCATCGCCCGCGTCGGCGGCGACCCCACCCTCGGCCACACCGCCATCCGCACCCGTGCCCTGGCACGCATCACCGCCGAACTCGGACTCGAGGCCGCCCGCAGCCTGCCCACCGACTTCTCCGGGCAGGCCGGCGCCCGTGCCACCCGCGTCCTGCTGGCCTCCG
The Kitasatospora paranensis genome window above contains:
- a CDS encoding sugar ABC transporter permease, producing the protein MTALQKDRKRGPAPAHAAPAAPTKKPALRRRTTRRHRWFTPWLYLLIPLTLLVAFTYLPILDMFGYSVTDWDGVSPTSENVGAANYTELFTRPELFKVFLVSGVYLVASFVQIAAALWFATVLSFDTRFRNLFKGILFFPYLVNGVAIGFVFLYFFQPGGTLDSLLNLLGYHGRLMWLGDPDLVNKSLAGVSVWRYMGLNMVLFLGAIQSIPGHLYEAASLDGANRWQQFRHIIAPSIKPIISLSVILAISGSLAVFEIPYIMTGGANGSQTFVIQTVNLAFKFDKVGLASASAVVLLALILLVTWIQRRLVPEERVELS
- a CDS encoding ROK family protein, whose protein sequence is MSYETAIAVDELPTSARPLLAALDIGGTKIAGGLVDADGTLLHHVQRPTPAREDARTVLAAVEAVLDELALHPLWATVRAVGIGSAGPVDIEAGTVSPVNIPVWRAFPLRARVGAHPAVRELPVVLGGDAIAMTAAEHWRGAARPYRNALCLVVSTGVGAGLIIDGRLHTGRTGNAGHLGHISVDFTGRPCPCGSRGCLEGLASGTAIARTAAEAGWQPANGDGSATAVAESALAGDPLALHAFDRAARALAAGIAATATLVEIEAAVIGGGVAKAGELLLGPLRRHLDAYAALPFAAHTLVVPAQLGTDAGLIGAAALARPALRAAAPATT
- a CDS encoding carbohydrate ABC transporter permease, giving the protein MTTPDLAVPAGPRAPRRRRPTFGGTAKYVSLVAASAIVLVPLLVVLLTSLKTEQEAATTGPLTPPGNWFNFANYLTAFQEGQMVQAFVNTTIILGVSTTGTVLIGSMAAYAIDRFEFRLKKLVMSLFLVATLVPGVTTQVATFQIVNDLGAFNTRWAAILLYLGTDIVSIYVFLQFIRSIPISLDEAARLDGANSFTVYWRIILPMLKPAIATVVIIKGITVYNDFYIPFLYMPDSELGTVSTALFRFKGPFGAHWETISAGTVLVILPTLVVFLALQRFIYSGFAAGSTK
- a CDS encoding ABC transporter substrate-binding protein, whose translation is MRRGWVAVAAATMVVLTACSSQGGASSSSAATAAADPAKVAGSITVLTNRTDQIKDGSLKKYADEFATVYPNVKVKFEGLTDYEGETKIRMNTENYGDVLLIPDNVSITQYPTFFAPLGDSGELSKTYNWTDYSTVKGKVYGLANFGTATGLVYNKAVWKQAGVTEWPKSPQEFIDDLKAIKAKTQATPYYTNYKDAWPLQKWTDNIGGPSCNQSGKDKLATTAEPWAAGQDLNAIDGLLYTTVHEKLSEDDPTTTNWEKSKTLLGTGRIGTMLLGSWAVPQMQAAAKAAGGSADDIGFMPFPQATGGKLCTVLQPDYKYAVNVHSKNKEAARAWIDWYLNKSGSAAAEQAVSSVKGSALPESLKPFETQGVTLLLGQTQENAATISRIDKGSEIGLNTPDYRQKLVDIARGAATGDMNSYFADLDKKWSAAQKTVAG
- a CDS encoding LacI family DNA-binding transcriptional regulator — encoded protein: MSVRTTVRDVASRAGVSPAAVSLALNDRPGVAPPTRARILAAAAELGWSPSRAARTLARATPDTGAVGLVIARPARQLGLEPFYMEFISGIESVLADRSASLLLRLVRDRDQETAVHRTWWKARRVAGSVLVDLTENDPRIPALARLGLPTVVAGHPGLAGSGTHAVWTDDDAAIEEVVRYLALLGHRRIARVGGDPTLGHTAIRTRALARITAELGLEAARSLPTDFSGQAGARATRVLLASARRPTAIIYDNDIMAVAAVAVAAEFGLDVPRDLSIVAWDDSQLCRLTHPTLTAMSHDVHGFGAQVTRSLFDLIDRRPAPSGPAPTPVLVPRGSSAPPAGP